One region of Oxalobacteraceae bacterium OTU3CAMAD1 genomic DNA includes:
- a CDS encoding YDG domain-containing protein, with protein MTADLDCQRQLSHAGAPLRRKLLFVLVAACYGGAVQVHAAPVNPTVVAGQASFNFQGKTYSITNTPNAIINWQGFSLGADEVARFIQQSADSKVLNRITGQDPSRILGSLQSNGKVFLINPNGVLFGAGSRVDVNGLVASSLAISNADFLAGKNNFAGAADAGKVVNQGTLATPNGGQIFLIAPAVENSGIISSPNGDVVLAAGHSVQLFDSRDPNVQVVVSSPADQALNLGSIVAEGGRVGVYGALVNQRGTINADSAVMGANGKIILKSSRTTLLEAGSSTSARGTADGNLNTGGDIVLLGAQVGLTGNAVVDASGGAGGGTVLVGGDYQGKNAALPNAQQTFVGKDSVIKADATGLGDGGKVIVWSDRATRVFGAISARGGAAGGNGGFVETSGHYLDMQGRVDTRAPLGATGTLLLDPSDIYIASDSGTATAAGMTAGATPPNNNGVFLETIAVADSLLLTSTLQNALATTDVTVTTDNSAGTGSGKISVLSPVSWLSTHSLTLNANAGIELKASIDGANAPLHLNAGGAIVQTTSPIDGLRAASLNALAAGNIVLDNTGNTITGVSRLASTGGSASLTADSVNLGLSSVASTGTLSVTAAGGDITLGEQLTIAGGLNLNAANNISAPNAVTVGGIFTLGGGSWSQTGALPHFSAADFRLEGGSFVRATAGNGSAATPYLIDDIYGLQGAGGLPASTWFSLNKDIDASGTVGWNAGQGFAPLANTDYPYAGTFNGNGYKINDLAIDRAGSNNVGLFALLGGGTIKNLNLSDGAVRGNANVGGVVGSAVAGAGGIIDNVKSSAGVTGVSNVGGVVGDNGAAISNASAGGVVTGLAGPHAANIGGLAGRNLGSISATSASGAVNSTGFGYVGGLVGSNANDGAHVGAITTSRASGNVTSTGEIVGGLVGDNNGGVISIAYATGDVQGGRNVGGLAGRNNILNGTGGTIANVYASGDVSGNLLDVNLNHANMGGLIGELFSGTVGNSYSGGAVDGQLFSGGVSAMVGTLGTGTISNGYFNADAAGSAYDIAGTGLTDKQSQQQSSYAGFDFSTVWRNYDGHTAPLLKSFLTSKTIAVSGGGNGVTKTYDGASAAFTGSATGVVAGINGTLGYDGAVNVGTYEVGGLWSTQYDITYTGTGARLVIQPRTVTATVTGTKIYDGVAYMEQPATYTFGNLVGGDTLGVSGLVSFSDKNAGAGKAMSVANATLTNNDFGNYVLGGAVGGSGSITRASLALSGLSAVSRQYDGTTVAQLGGSASVAGFNGDDVALAGMVGGTATFSNKNVGTGKLVTVATGGLSLTGADAANYVLASPSDLSADITPATLTVTGLTANHRIYNLDYDSATATYGRLASLSNGTLGGVIGNDKVAIGGASASFADKNVGTAKSVTVRGIALSGADSGNYVVGNLPTGLTADITPAALTVSLAARDYNNSAAATLTGATLTGVLSTAGGSADAVSLAANGATATYADKNAGVDKVVTLGGGAGLSGADAGNYTLAAAKGTITPRALATWTATGGGLWSDAANWQDGVAPSAANVLAAVLNNAGGIVTYDSGAGATTLTSLRANGQGVSLTGGALTLTGTGADASYANGGGLMLGGGALAVNGHMQISNLVLSGGVLSGTGAATQLDIAALAQSGGAIDIDGTLTVGNGGDIAIGNARAKAGITLNAAQGGITQTGALVTDSLHAFAANGIALTDAGNQVGAFEAIVNGAGNIALHNTVSGDGLALGAMSTSGNIIIDNAGGIHTTGDIAGAGGLVSITAHSPITVDNEISAATILLDASSDIILSRHSELNAGAAIGLTAGRNIQLGGKLRVPSSGRIAATAATGNITSLPGTTFNSGGGPVTLTTLQGSIDVRSSTFIGQTTATLNDGAADAAAKAAADAAAKAAADAAAKAAAEAAAKAAADAAAKAAAEAAADAAAKAAAEAAAKAAAEAAAQAAADAAAKAAAEAAAKAAADAAAQAAADAAAKAAADAAAKAAAEAAAVVVATQGRPSEPVGQALNATVNVINSATATASQLGVAGRSEAKPPEAQNGGTAPDKEKALAAGDGGTATAGEKIGVAKKTYCN; from the coding sequence ATGACCGCAGATCTTGATTGCCAACGCCAACTCTCCCACGCTGGCGCGCCGCTGCGGCGCAAGCTTCTGTTCGTACTGGTGGCCGCCTGCTACGGCGGCGCTGTTCAGGTCCACGCCGCCCCTGTCAATCCGACCGTGGTGGCGGGCCAGGCCAGCTTCAATTTCCAGGGCAAGACGTATTCGATCACCAATACGCCCAACGCCATCATCAACTGGCAGGGCTTCTCGCTTGGCGCCGACGAAGTGGCGCGCTTCATCCAGCAGAGCGCCGACAGTAAGGTCCTGAACCGCATCACCGGCCAGGACCCCAGCCGCATCCTCGGCTCGCTGCAGTCGAACGGCAAGGTGTTCCTGATTAACCCCAACGGCGTGCTGTTCGGCGCCGGCTCGCGGGTCGACGTCAACGGTCTGGTCGCGTCCAGCCTGGCGATCTCCAACGCCGATTTCCTGGCCGGTAAAAACAACTTCGCCGGCGCCGCCGACGCGGGCAAGGTCGTCAACCAGGGCACGCTGGCCACGCCCAATGGCGGGCAGATTTTCCTGATCGCGCCGGCGGTGGAAAACAGCGGCATCATCTCGTCCCCGAATGGCGACGTGGTGCTGGCGGCGGGCCACAGCGTGCAGTTGTTCGACTCACGCGATCCCAACGTGCAGGTGGTGGTGTCGTCGCCGGCCGACCAGGCGCTCAACCTGGGCAGCATCGTCGCCGAGGGCGGACGCGTCGGCGTCTACGGCGCGCTGGTCAACCAGCGCGGCACGATCAACGCCGACAGCGCCGTCATGGGCGCCAACGGCAAGATCATCCTCAAATCCAGCCGCACCACCTTGCTGGAGGCCGGCAGCAGCACCAGCGCGCGCGGCACGGCCGATGGCAACCTCAACACCGGCGGCGACATCGTGCTGCTGGGCGCGCAGGTCGGCCTGACCGGCAACGCCGTGGTGGACGCCAGCGGCGGCGCCGGCGGCGGCACGGTGCTGGTCGGCGGCGATTATCAGGGAAAAAATGCGGCGTTGCCGAACGCGCAGCAGACCTTTGTTGGCAAGGACAGCGTGATCAAGGCCGACGCCACCGGTCTGGGCGACGGCGGCAAGGTCATCGTCTGGAGCGACCGGGCGACGCGGGTGTTCGGCGCCATTTCCGCGCGCGGCGGCGCGGCCGGCGGCAACGGCGGCTTCGTCGAAACGTCCGGCCATTATCTGGATATGCAAGGCAGGGTCGACACGCGCGCGCCGCTGGGCGCGACCGGCACCTTGCTGCTGGACCCGAGCGATATCTACATCGCCAGCGACAGCGGCACCGCCACGGCCGCCGGCATGACGGCCGGCGCCACGCCGCCGAACAACAACGGCGTGTTCCTGGAAACGATCGCCGTGGCCGATTCGCTGCTGCTGACCAGTACCTTGCAGAACGCGCTAGCGACCACGGATGTCACCGTCACCACCGACAACAGCGCCGGCACCGGCAGCGGCAAGATCAGCGTGCTCAGCCCTGTTAGCTGGCTCTCCACCCACAGCCTGACCCTGAACGCCAACGCCGGCATCGAATTGAAGGCGTCGATCGACGGCGCCAACGCGCCGCTGCATCTGAACGCGGGCGGCGCCATCGTCCAGACCACCAGCCCCATCGACGGCCTGCGCGCGGCCAGCCTGAACGCCCTGGCCGCCGGCAATATCGTCCTGGATAACACCGGCAACACGATCACCGGCGTGAGCAGGCTGGCTTCCACCGGCGGCAGCGCGTCGTTGACGGCCGACAGCGTCAATCTCGGTCTCAGTTCGGTGGCGAGCACCGGCACCTTGTCGGTGACGGCGGCTGGCGGCGACATCACACTCGGGGAGCAGCTGACGATTGCCGGCGGCCTGAACCTGAACGCCGCGAACAATATCAGCGCGCCGAACGCCGTTACCGTCGGCGGCATCTTCACGCTCGGTGGCGGCAGTTGGTCGCAGACCGGCGCCTTGCCCCACTTTTCAGCGGCCGATTTCCGGCTGGAGGGCGGCAGCTTCGTGCGCGCGACCGCGGGCAACGGCAGCGCGGCCACGCCGTATCTGATCGACGACATCTACGGATTGCAAGGCGCCGGCGGCCTGCCGGCGTCCACATGGTTCAGCCTGAACAAGGACATCGACGCCAGCGGCACCGTCGGCTGGAACGCGGGCCAGGGCTTCGCGCCGCTCGCCAACACCGATTATCCGTATGCCGGCACGTTCAACGGCAACGGCTACAAGATCAACGACCTGGCCATCGATCGCGCCGGCTCCAACAACGTCGGCCTGTTTGCGCTTTTGGGCGGCGGCACCATCAAAAATCTGAACCTGAGCGATGGCGCGGTGCGCGGCAACGCCAACGTCGGCGGCGTGGTCGGCAGCGCGGTCGCCGGCGCCGGCGGCATCATCGACAACGTCAAGTCGTCCGCCGGCGTCACCGGCGTGTCCAACGTGGGCGGCGTGGTGGGCGACAACGGCGCGGCGATCAGCAACGCCAGCGCCGGCGGCGTCGTCACCGGCCTGGCCGGCCCTCATGCCGCCAATATCGGCGGCCTGGCCGGGCGCAACCTGGGCAGCATCAGCGCCACGTCCGCCAGCGGCGCTGTCAATTCGACCGGCTTCGGCTATGTGGGCGGGCTGGTCGGCAGCAACGCCAACGACGGCGCCCATGTCGGCGCCATCACCACCTCCCGCGCCAGCGGCAACGTGACCTCGACCGGCGAGATCGTCGGCGGCCTGGTGGGCGATAACAACGGCGGCGTCATCAGCATCGCCTACGCCACCGGCGACGTCCAGGGCGGACGCAACGTCGGCGGCCTTGCGGGGCGCAACAACATCCTCAACGGGACCGGCGGCACCATCGCCAACGTCTACGCCAGCGGCGACGTCAGCGGCAATCTGCTGGACGTCAACCTGAACCACGCCAACATGGGCGGGCTGATAGGCGAACTTTTCTCCGGCACGGTCGGCAACAGCTACAGCGGCGGCGCCGTCGACGGCCAACTGTTTTCCGGCGGCGTCAGCGCCATGGTCGGGACGTTGGGCACCGGCACCATCAGCAACGGCTACTTCAACGCCGATGCCGCCGGCAGCGCGTACGACATCGCCGGCACGGGGCTGACCGACAAGCAGAGCCAGCAGCAGTCGAGCTACGCCGGCTTCGACTTTTCCACCGTCTGGCGCAACTATGACGGCCATACCGCGCCGCTGCTGAAAAGCTTCCTGACGTCGAAGACGATCGCCGTCAGCGGCGGCGGCAACGGCGTCACCAAGACCTACGACGGCGCGTCGGCCGCGTTCACCGGCAGCGCCACCGGCGTGGTCGCGGGCATCAACGGCACCCTCGGTTACGACGGCGCCGTCAATGTCGGCACCTACGAGGTCGGCGGCCTGTGGTCGACCCAATACGACATCACCTACACCGGCACCGGCGCGCGCCTGGTCATCCAGCCACGCACGGTCACGGCCACCGTCACCGGCACCAAGATCTATGACGGGGTCGCCTACATGGAGCAACCGGCGACCTACACCTTCGGCAATCTGGTGGGCGGCGACACCTTGGGCGTCTCCGGGCTGGTCAGCTTCAGCGACAAGAACGCCGGCGCCGGCAAGGCGATGAGCGTGGCCAACGCCACCCTCACCAACAATGACTTCGGCAATTACGTTCTGGGCGGCGCCGTCGGCGGCAGCGGCAGCATCACCAGGGCGTCGCTGGCGCTGTCGGGCTTGAGCGCCGTGTCGCGCCAGTACGACGGCACCACCGTGGCCCAGCTCGGCGGCAGCGCGTCGGTGGCCGGTTTCAATGGCGACGACGTGGCGCTGGCCGGCATGGTCGGCGGGACCGCGACCTTCAGCAACAAGAACGTCGGCACCGGCAAGCTGGTCACGGTCGCCACCGGCGGCCTGAGCTTGACCGGGGCCGACGCCGCCAACTATGTGCTGGCCTCGCCGTCGGATTTGAGCGCCGACATCACGCCGGCCACGCTGACCGTGACCGGCCTGACGGCCAACCACCGGATCTACAACCTCGACTACGACAGCGCGACGGCCACCTATGGCCGCTTGGCCAGCTTGAGCAACGGCACGCTGGGCGGCGTCATCGGCAACGACAAGGTCGCCATCGGCGGCGCCAGCGCCAGCTTCGCCGACAAGAACGTCGGCACGGCCAAGAGCGTGACCGTCCGCGGCATCGCCTTGAGCGGCGCCGACAGCGGCAACTATGTCGTGGGCAATCTGCCGACCGGGCTGACGGCCGATATCACGCCGGCCGCGCTGACGGTGTCGCTGGCGGCGCGCGACTACAACAACAGCGCCGCCGCCACGCTGACCGGGGCAACATTGACCGGGGTGCTGAGCACCGCCGGCGGATCGGCCGACGCCGTCTCGCTGGCGGCCAACGGCGCCACCGCGACCTACGCCGACAAGAACGCCGGCGTCGACAAGGTGGTCACCTTGGGCGGCGGTGCCGGCTTGTCCGGCGCCGACGCCGGCAACTACACCCTGGCGGCCGCCAAGGGCACGATCACGCCCCGCGCGCTGGCGACCTGGACGGCGACCGGCGGCGGCTTGTGGAGCGACGCCGCCAACTGGCAGGACGGCGTGGCGCCGTCGGCCGCCAACGTGCTGGCGGCGGTGCTCAACAACGCCGGCGGCATCGTCACCTACGACAGCGGCGCCGGCGCCACCACGCTGACGTCGCTGCGCGCGAACGGGCAGGGCGTGAGCCTGACCGGCGGCGCGCTGACCCTGACCGGCACCGGCGCCGACGCCTCCTACGCCAACGGCGGCGGCCTGATGCTGGGCGGCGGCGCGCTGGCGGTCAACGGCCATATGCAGATCAGCAACCTGGTGTTGAGCGGCGGCGTGCTGTCGGGCACCGGCGCCGCCACCCAACTGGACATCGCCGCGCTGGCGCAGAGCGGCGGGGCCATCGATATCGACGGCACGCTCACTGTGGGCAACGGCGGCGATATCGCCATCGGCAACGCGCGCGCCAAGGCTGGCATCACGCTCAACGCCGCGCAGGGCGGGATCACCCAGACCGGCGCGCTGGTGACCGATAGCCTGCACGCCTTCGCGGCCAACGGCATCGCCTTGACCGACGCCGGCAACCAGGTTGGCGCATTCGAGGCGATCGTCAACGGCGCCGGCAATATCGCGCTCCACAACACCGTGTCCGGCGACGGGCTGGCGCTGGGCGCCATGAGCACCAGCGGCAACATCATCATCGACAACGCCGGCGGCATCCACACCACCGGCGACATCGCCGGCGCCGGCGGCCTGGTGTCGATCACCGCGCACAGCCCGATCACGGTCGATAACGAGATCAGTGCGGCGACCATCCTGCTCGACGCCAGCAGCGATATCATATTGTCCAGGCATTCGGAGTTGAACGCCGGCGCGGCGATCGGCCTGACCGCCGGCCGCAACATCCAGTTGGGCGGCAAGTTGAGGGTTCCGTCGAGCGGCCGCATCGCCGCCACCGCCGCCACCGGCAATATCACGTCGCTGCCCGGCACCACCTTCAACAGCGGTGGCGGACCGGTGACCTTGACCACCTTGCAAGGCTCGATCGACGTGCGTTCCAGCACATTCATCGGCCAGACCACGGCCACGCTGAACGACGGCGCCGCCGACGCGGCCGCCAAAGCTGCCGCCGATGCCGCCGCCAAGGCTGCAGCCGACGCGGCAGCCAAAGCCGCCGCTGAAGCCGCCGCCAAAGCGGCAGCAGACGCCGCCGCCAAGGCCGCGGCTGAAGCGGCCGCAGATGCCGCCGCCAAGGCCGCCGCCGAAGCCGCAGCCAAAGCCGCCGCCGAAGCCGCCGCCCAGGCTGCGGCCGACGCGGCAGCCAAAGCAGCGGCCGAAGCGGCCGCTAAAGCGGCCGCCGATGCCGCCGCCCAGGCCGCAGCCGACGCGGCAGCCAAAGCAGCGGCGGACGCCGCCGCCAAGGCCGCCGCCGAAGCCGCCGCCGTGGTGGTGGCGACGCAGGGACGTCCAAGCGAACCGGTAGGGCAGGCCCTCAACGCCACGGTCAATGTGATCAATTCCGCCACGGCGACCGCCTCCCAGCTCGGCGTGGCCGGGCGGAGCGAGGCCAAACCGCCGGAAGCCCAGAACGGCGGCACCGCGCCCGACAAGGAGAAGGCGCTTGCCGCCGGTGACGGCGGCACCGCAACAGCCGGCGAGAAGATAGGCGTGGCAAAGAAAACATATTGCAATTAG
- a CDS encoding BamA/TamA family outer membrane protein has translation MTDSFPRLLASAILALTVSTAWAGEPASDSAAIRFDISRFDVQGNTLLPQGRIEQLLAPFTGKTRDFGDIQRALEALEGAYHAQGYNVVTVQLPEQELNRGVVLLRVVETKVGRVSVKNNQYFDEANIRRALPALQEGRTPNLKAVSANLKQGNENPSKQVTLKLQGGEKDDEVDAVLEVKDQRVWKAMANADNTGTEQTGKTHLGFILQNANLFGLDHVASLQYTTSAEEPGRVKVYGAGYHIPLYALGDSLDFFASYSNVDSGTVSAGLFNLAVSGRGAVYGARYNQSLAKRGEYDSHLTYGVDVKAFKNNVELVGQQLGNLGNDVTVHPLSIAYTGSLPLKSGEIGGQLTLLRNISGGSKGGQGDFTLARSGARADYTVLRLGGSVTQALANDWQLRAIANGQYTRDALIPGEQFGAGGATSVRGFTEREISNDSGVAVNLEAYTPNLCGRQAWNCRLLGFFDNAYIKRNHALPGELESTSIGSAGVGLRLLLSTYVNLQLDYGHVLRAGATGRADANRLHLRLGLAY, from the coding sequence ATGACCGATAGTTTCCCCCGCCTGCTAGCGAGCGCCATCCTTGCCTTGACCGTGTCAACGGCCTGGGCGGGGGAGCCCGCGAGCGACAGCGCCGCGATTCGTTTCGATATTTCCCGTTTCGATGTCCAGGGCAATACGCTGCTGCCACAGGGACGGATCGAACAGTTGCTGGCGCCGTTCACGGGGAAAACGCGCGACTTCGGCGATATCCAGCGCGCGCTCGAGGCGCTGGAGGGGGCCTACCACGCGCAGGGCTACAACGTCGTCACCGTTCAACTGCCCGAGCAGGAACTGAACCGTGGCGTGGTGCTGCTGCGCGTGGTGGAAACCAAAGTCGGCCGCGTCAGCGTCAAGAACAATCAGTACTTCGACGAAGCCAACATCCGCCGCGCCTTGCCCGCGCTGCAGGAAGGCCGCACGCCGAACCTGAAGGCCGTGTCGGCCAACCTCAAGCAAGGCAACGAGAATCCGTCCAAGCAGGTCACGCTCAAGCTGCAGGGCGGCGAAAAGGACGATGAAGTCGACGCCGTGCTGGAGGTCAAGGACCAGCGCGTCTGGAAGGCGATGGCCAACGCCGACAACACCGGCACCGAGCAGACCGGCAAGACCCACCTGGGCTTCATCCTGCAAAACGCCAACCTGTTCGGCCTCGACCACGTGGCCTCGCTGCAGTACACCACCTCGGCCGAGGAACCGGGCCGGGTCAAGGTCTACGGCGCCGGCTACCATATCCCGCTGTACGCGCTGGGCGACTCGCTGGACTTTTTCGCCAGCTATTCCAACGTCGATTCCGGCACCGTGTCGGCCGGCCTGTTCAACCTGGCCGTCAGCGGCCGGGGCGCCGTCTACGGCGCGCGCTACAACCAGTCGCTGGCCAAGCGCGGCGAATACGACTCCCACCTGACCTACGGCGTCGACGTCAAGGCGTTCAAGAACAACGTCGAATTGGTGGGCCAGCAGTTGGGCAACCTCGGCAACGACGTCACCGTGCATCCGCTCAGTATCGCCTACACCGGCAGCCTGCCGCTGAAATCGGGCGAGATCGGCGGCCAGCTCACCCTGCTGCGCAATATCTCCGGCGGCTCCAAGGGCGGCCAGGGCGACTTCACGCTGGCGCGCAGCGGCGCCAGGGCCGACTACACCGTGCTGCGCCTGGGCGGCAGCGTGACGCAGGCGCTGGCCAACGACTGGCAACTGCGCGCCATCGCCAACGGCCAATACACGCGCGACGCGCTGATCCCGGGCGAGCAGTTCGGCGCCGGCGGCGCCACCTCGGTGCGCGGCTTCACCGAACGCGAAATCTCCAACGACAGCGGCGTCGCCGTCAACCTGGAGGCTTACACGCCCAACCTGTGCGGCCGCCAGGCCTGGAACTGCCGCCTGCTCGGCTTCTTCGACAACGCCTACATCAAGCGCAACCATGCGCTGCCGGGCGAACTGGAAAGCACCTCCATCGGCAGCGCCGGCGTGGGCCTGCGCCTGCTGCTGTCGACCTACGTCAACCTGCAACTCGACTATGGTCACGTGCTGCGCGCCGGCGCCACCGGCCGCGCCGACGCCAACCGCCTGCACCTGCGTTTGGGTTTGGCTTACTGA